A section of the Xiphias gladius isolate SHS-SW01 ecotype Sanya breed wild chromosome 10, ASM1685928v1, whole genome shotgun sequence genome encodes:
- the ky gene encoding uncharacterized protein ky, translating to MSAEVAIQKFSFPFSCAARLSQQDEVTQKGCVQVKALEFQDLQENQILSEPNPDPVIEPIVHKENQAQESPMPSPGGDMAAAQVLVCAEASQSAVLSRRSVFEKLTVESEDQRPAAKRQLSSESAARTITAVKKSAVRKETEEQRYLKPKARLGQKVTPCAAGTGKRKRRKDLFTASEVFHRVDAHVIRAGAELKEKCVYDVKMIVKSITRGARNELERLRAIWVWLCHNIEYDVNGYLGRTEKLSSPEEVIAAGRGVCCGYSNLCTEMCREVGIGCQEVPGHSKGIGYRPGQSLRNVKSDHLWNAVLLGGQWFLLDACWGAGRVDIEHESFVKRFDDFYFLTDPEEFIDSHFPDEEKWQLLDTPIPLEEFERRVFKTSAFFTMGLRLIQPHHFHIVTDGGEANVSLGFSRPATFTYEITQHQDLLHCGASEQKESSSSSFGLLTVSHRSMKLQLLPPASGTYDVKVFARPEAAITPLIWVCSFTVECQTPRAMEEIPENPFLSWGLQPVAGSLGIAGSSLGSEVTEVEEGVFELALKTSRPLMVLCELVHPELDAAVAKRCLATQIQPDVLTCHILCPLRGFYRLSVFVRDYEKTEVKVQNAANFLLHCKGKVVGLDELFPPNLGSVCGPGTRTSEAGLSKFSHTMALVSTQHGKCNITFHNQRDLELHTVLGREENNTAAFPLSRHLFCTYTDSKVTVSVSLPDAGVYRLGLYARIAPGGDFNPMCDFVLRNSCDQPGPPFPCVYSAWRKGCVLFEPRVGLLEPLTWVRFRVRIPAAQRVSVVGEARTDLKLNKSRVWEGEVFSGNGLRQLKLAASSGESSDMAVLMTFDIKQLEREV from the exons ATGTCAGCTGAAGTTGCAATACAGAAGTtctccttccccttctcctGTGCTGCACGCCTTTCTCAGCAAGATGAGGTGACCCAAAAGGGATGTGTGCAGGTGAAGGCCCTGGAGTTTCAAGACCTCCAGGAGAATCAAATCTTAAGTGAACCTAACCCTGATCCAGTTATAGAACCTATAGTGCATAAAGAAAACCAGGCCCAGGAAAGTCCGATGCCTTCTCCCGGGGGAGACATGGCAGCTGCCCAGGTCCTGGTCTGTGCTGAGGCGTCCCAGAGTGCCGTGCTCTCCAGGCGAAGTGTGTTTGAGAAACTGACGGTGGAGAGCGAAGATCAACGCCCTGCGGCGAAGAGACAACTGTCGTCCGAGAGCGCGGCCAGGACCATCACTGCGGTGAAGAAGAGTGCAGTGAGGAAGGAGACGGAAGAACAGAGGTACTTGAAACCAAAAGCACGCCTGGGACAAAAGGTGACACCATGTGCTGCAGGAACAGGGAAGAGGAAGCGTCGAAAGGACCTTTTCACCGCCTCTGAGGTCTTCCATAGGGTTGATGCacatgttatcagagcaggagCAGAG CTGAAGGAAAAGTGTGTATATGATGTGAAGATGATAGTAAAGAGCATCACACGAGGGGCCAGAAATGAGCTGGAGAGGCTTCGTGCCATCTGGGTCTGGCTGTGCCACAACATCG AGTACGACGTGAACGGCTACCTTGGCCGCACGGAGAAGTTGAGCTCCCCAGAGGAGGTGATAGCGGCCGGTCGGGGTGTGTGCTGCGGCTACTCCAACCTCTGTACAGAGATGTGCAG AGAAGTAGGCATCGGGTGCCAAGAAGTGCCAGGCCACAGTAAGGGCATCGGGTACCGTCCGGGCCAGAGCCTCAGGAATGTGAAATCCGATCACCTGTGGAACGCTGTGCTTCTAGGAGGACAGTGGTTCCTCTTGGACGCCTGTTGGGGAGCAGGACGTGTAGATATCGAACATGAAAGCTTCGTCAAAAG GTTCGATGATTTCTATTTCCTAACGGACCCAGAGGAGTTCATTGATTCGCACTTCCCCGATGAAGAGAAGTGGCAGCTCCTGGACACACCCATACCCCTAGAGGAGTTTGAAAGGAGGGTCTTCAAGACCTCAGCCTTCTTCACCATGGGGCTCAGGCTGATTCAGCCTCATCACTTTCACATCGTCACAG ATGGAGGCGAGGCAAACGTGTCCCTCGGCTTCTCCAGACCTGCCACTTTTACCTATGAGATCACACAGCACCAGGACCTCCTCCACTGTGGAGCTTCAGAGCAGAAAGAATCCAGTAGCTCTTCCTTCGGCCTCCTAACGGTCTCCCATCGTAGCATGAAGCTGCAGCTCCTGCCTCCTGCAAGCGGCACATATGACGTGAAGGTGTTTGCTAGACCTGAAGCAGCCATCACACCTCTGATTTGGGTCTGCTCCTTCACAGTCGAGTGTCAGACGCCCCGGGCCATGGAGGAGATCCCAGAAAACCCCTTTTTGTCTTGGGGCCTGCAGCCTGTTGCAGGATCTCTGGGCATTGCAGGCAGCAGCCTGGGTAGTGAGGTTACTGAAGTGGAAGAAGGCGTCTTTGAGCTAGCGTTGAAGACGTCCAGGCCTCTGATGGTCCTGTGTGAACTGGTCCACCCGGAGCTGGACGCTGCTGTAGCCAAGCGCTGCCTGGCTACTCAGATTCAACCTGATGTTCTGACCTGCCACATCCTGTGCCCCTTGCGTGGCTTCTACCGCCTGTCAGTGTTTGTGCGGGACTATGAGAAAACAGAAGTCAAGGTCCAGAATGCTGCAAACTTCCTGTTGCACTGCAAAGGGAAGGTAGTCGGACTGGATGAGCTCTTCCCTCCTAACTTAGGCTCGGTGTGCGGTCCGGGGACCCGAACATCAGAGGCGGGGCTGTCCAAATTCAGCCATACAATGGCGTTGGTGAGCACGCAGCACGGCAAGTGCAACATCACCTTCCACAACCAGCGGGACCTTGAGCTTCACACTGTGCTCGGCAGAGAAGAGAACAACACAGCCGCCTTTCCGCTTTCACGCCACCTCTtctgcacatacacagataGCAAGGTGACGGTGAGTGTCAGCCTACCTGATGCTGGGGTGTATCGGCTGGGCCTGTATGCCAGGATCGCCCCCGGTGGAGATTTCAACCCCATGTGTGACTTTGTTCTGAGGAACAGCTGCGATCAGCCGGGGCCTCCGTTCCCCTGCGTCTACTCAGCCTGGAGGAAGGGCTGTGTGCTTTTTGAGCCTCGTGTGGGCCTGCTGGAGCCCCTCACCTGGGTCCGCTTCAGGGTGAGGATCCCCGCGGCCCAGAGGGTGAGCGTGGTGGGAGAGGCGCGAACTGATCTGAAACTGAACAAGAGCAGAGTCTGGGAGGGGGAGGTTTTCAGTGGAAACGGTCTCCGACAATTGAAATTGGCCGCCTCCTCGGGGGAGTCCAGTGACATGGCTGTTTTGATGACTTTTGACATCAAGCAGTTGGAGAGAGAAGTGTGA